The window CTatctgttagtgcaaccgcactatttattggcatgatttgacacctagaccaagtgacgtggcaaccaaggtgacaaagcataattgatgatgtggcaagcatggtgacatggcaagttgacttggagtgcaaggcaaacatcttgaagatcttggtggagctatttttagtatgtctacaacatggggccaaatatcttgaagatcatggtgaagctatcttgaagatcttggtggaattattcttggaaacatgaagacaagatcatatcaagaccatatttaggtgatatgattgaagactaaatatggtggagcttaattaaagaaagatctattcatggtgtgaatgaagatatgatttgaagaatccttgatgattgaattgattgattgaagatctattgaaggcaagatttgaagaccaaacttgggtgaattgaagatcaagtttggagaatctttcgaagaccaaacttggaagattgaagactaagtttggcaagtttcatgaagacgacgaggacgtgcgccccttgcgaggggactgcgtgatgaggaactgaggaggtgggctagttgccggcagtcgggatcgggagatttggctacatcgactcggactaagcatgaccgggaggttgatgggtcttgaggtcgtcccaCAGCGTAACGGGAACTCGGTCAAGTCGTGATCGGGGActatgttgcaacttatgttacaacggGGAGTTGCATGATAGCTAATTTCAGCagggtttttaaattagtagccgtgagattctaaaagaggtatgtgctatatttgggatgttgaggcgtctatataagctaccttgctcgtagattgtaggagtgactcttggaggagagtgtgtgagcaccaaacaatctagtgagggtagtgatctttattgttgagagtgtgagtgacaagtgtttgtactcatctatcttttacctcttttagtggattgtttatctccgggcttggcccccggGACGTAGGCGAGTGAGCATGAACccgggttaccaacgttgtgtgtctccttgtgtttatttgtgtgctttttctttgttggtttgtgtgagacttatatgagtgcttgagtgttacctaatacccacaaaccacaccggaggaactaacactATCAACCTTGGCCCGAGAAATTTTTGCATCCTTTGTGGGTTGAATTATGAAACTGACGAGCATTTATTTCACCATTGTACCAAAGTTCATAAACTTTGGAAATCTTATTTCTTCCATGTCTGCCAATCACATTAGCGTCCCAGATGGTTTTACCTCTGGGGACTGGCTCACCAAGCCTCAGTATTCTATGAAGATGAAAACTATTATTACTGTAACTGCTTGGTATATTTGGAAGTCCCGTTTGTTGAGGATCGCGACGCCGGCAAACCTCTGTCAGCACCCTGCTGGAGAGAAAGATCCAAGTAAAGAGAGTGAGAACCTgtgaagaagatgagaagaacAAGCTTTAGTTCTCAGTCAACAGAAGTCAAGTGAAGTAGAAACTAAGAGCTTGCTCATCCAACCTATGAGCATGCAGTCTTCATAAATTTAATAGTCAAAAGTAGAACCagacattatattttttttcactaCTAATATCCTGATTGGCTAACTTAACACATTAAGTTTCATCTGATTGGCCAGCATGATTCATTAAGTTAAGCTTGATTGGTCAGCATCCTTAACACAGaaactatataataatataagtcAAAAAGTTGATAAGAAAAGTCTCCTGCTTCTCCCGATCGACCATGCTCAGCCACTCCTCTATCCCATGCTGTGCATCCCCCATTCATGCCGTCACCATGCTCCTATCCAGAGCTCCATCATGCTTCCCATGACTAGGATGACGGCCGCACTGCACCAGACTTCAATCACAGCACCACCTCACCACCAACACCGTTGTGATGTGATTTTTCGAAACAACAGCCCAAATTATTCTGTCATTGCTCATAGGGCTTTCAATCATACATGAGAGTTTTCTTGTGCTAACAGAAATCTTCTTGGCAGCAAACTGATTCTGAATAATTTCTCAAGTGCTGatggattatttattttctcttctgCAACTTGGAATGGCAGCAACCAGGTGTTTAATAGTGGTTTCTTCATTTCAGATGCTACTCATTCTATCCATCTTGCAGGTTGCAGTTCTTCTGCTGCTGAGCATCATAAGGAGGCAAAGGTTCAAGCGCTCAATGTTGCTCTTCAGACTGCTCTAAACCAGAACCTTCACATTCAGCATATTTTCATTCTGGATGCAGAGATCAATTTTCTACTTCATTCGATCAATGATCTTACCTACAATTGGCGCATCACTCCTTGGATCACCAACCTCAGACTCTTAATCAACTCTCTTCAGTTTCCTCGGATTCATATAATTCCGCGTGTTTGGATGGTTCCTACTATTAAGCTGGCTTCTATTGCCAACAACTTTCATGCTTTAACTCTTTTTCATTGGCTCATGAGAAGTTTTCTTGtgtatggttttaatttttaggaTCTGTTTGTTTGTTCCcctctttcattgtttttttattttctgattaGTTCTTTCCTCCTGctgttttggttttctttttgtttctatgTTTGTTTAGCTGCTTTTGTAGTtggtctttgtttttctttcaataaattagtcttggtgctctttttttttttaaaaaaaaaacaggggaCATGGCTTTTCACAAAAAGCACGTACTTCTTTTTTGCTAATTATAACTGAGTGAGGTTTTAGTCATGAATGACATGATCAAGGGACTAAACATAGGACATATTATTTGGTTCAGCAAAGCTTTAATGATGGTGTAGACCTGAGTGGAGATTTGTTTGGTGTTGTCATTGGttaatttagataaataatGCTAGTGTGTATGCACATATACTGacccttttttttcattttaataacaTTAAGTTCATTAATAGGACTAACAATAATTGAGCTATAAATGCATAAGTACATAAGAGTGCACCAAATTCCTTAATTATGAAAACATCATCTTCACAGGGAATTTTGGTCAAGGCAACACAATCAACTCATTCAGGCTTATTGTATAGGATGATTACTACATTTACGGGTTTTAGAATGCGATATAGATGGGACTTGTGACATTGTGCTTGCTGGACACCCATGACAACTCTCCTTGTCCAATGACTCCTGAGCCCGGGTGAGAACCATTCATAGTGAATGTGATATCATAGGTAATTTGTTGATCTAATCGGCTGAAGCTAAGCTGGTATTGAGAGAGGTACATTTTCACAAATGGTGGCTCTATGAATGTGGCATTGTAGATTTCACTAGCATCCCCAACGTTGGTCACTGTTCGACTAATAGTGGTGCTTGCTGAGCTCGATGCCATTGGTATGCCAATTGAGGGATAATTGAGTTGCTCACCAGAGATGGATCTAGTGCActgtttgttgtttttggtgAACCTTTGCACCTCTGCACTGTTATTAGAAAAGATTCCGCAAAGATAGGCAACATAATCATCTGGTTCAATGTTGTAGACAAGACCTGGATCCATGGCATTTGTCGCATTGACTTGCCCAGCTCCCCGTTGGAGAATGTTGGCATTATCATTAAAAGTTGCTTGATCGAAGATTGGTCTTCCATCTAAGTCCAATGTGTTGGTTGTGGTGATGAGTGCTGATTGAATCTCTGGCACTGACCACTGACGCTTGTTTTTCGTACTTTAACTTGCTCATGATAAGAGCCACAATTCCGGAAACATGAGGTGTTGCCATGGATGTGCCACTCACAAAGTTgaatgtctttgtttttttaggcCGGATGGAAAGGGCCCAACTTCTACTGGCCATGCAGATAGAATATTCACTCCAGGTGCAGTGACATCTGGCTTTTACAATGTTTCCATTATATTTGACCGGGCCTCTAGATGAGAAGAAGGCCAATGCTGGAGATGGACGAATATCAAATATAGTGCCACCGAAGGTGATCTTAGCTGTAGGTGTAGAGTTTGAAATAATATAATCTTTAAGTTGAAGGGCATCTTTGTAGCTCACATGCGATACCGGAAGATGGTGAGCTTCTGAAAATGTTGTGTACCCCACTATGTCAAAATTCATAAGGATAATACCGGCACCACCAGCATTCCTAACGACTTTACCTGTTACTATGTTATCTTTAGCTCCAACATCACACATCACAATCTTATCTCTAACATCAATGCCATTTAATGAATTTCTTAAGCAATATAGTTGCCTATTTCGTCCATTGCTACCTGGAAAAACAAGGGGATAAAATTGATTAGTAACCAAGTTGGGTTGGTAGGCGCTTTCTCCGTGCAATTGTGTCCCATTGCCAAGTGTCACAGTTGCTCTTATTCTTCGATCTGTAGTTGTTGCTCCGACAACCATATCCCACGGTGCAGCATGACTCAATGTCTCTGGGTCTGGGCCATTGTTACCAGCAGCTGTGCAGGGGAAGATCCCCTTCTGCATTGCTGAGAACGTGCCAACAGCAACATCATCATCAGTAAATGAAGTAGGCAAGTAACCACGTCGTGCCCCAAAGGACATTTGGAGGATGTGCACCCCATCTTGAATTGCTTTATCTATACCTGCTAAAACACCATCTGTTCCGCAACCTCCAAATTTCCAACACACCTTGTACACTGATATAAAGGCTTTTGGCGCCATACCTGCTGCTCTTCCAAGAGCTTGGTCGAGGACCTCCGCATTATCCACAAAGTTGCCTGCTGCAATGCCGGCCACATGTGTGCCGTGACCTTGATCTATGTCACTTGGCGGAGTGGTGCTATTAGCTATATCGAAAGATTGTGCTGCAATGACTTTTATCATTGCAAGGTGTTTGAAGGTAACAACTACATTCCATCCTGCTGGGCGGGGAGGCATTCCTGTGTCATCAAAAGAAGGAtgggggcatgtgaatgcctgTATCCAACACTCAATGATGATCCCCTCACCGTAAAATGAGTTGCTTGTGGACCAAACTCCAAATAAAGTGCTCAAGTTTAGGAATTCATGAGTATAGGTTGTGTGGAGGTGAAGCGTTCTGCTCGGATTGGCACGAAGAAATCCATCCATCTTCTCCATGTCTCTCACTTCTTCTGGTGTTAATCTTGCTGCAAACCCGCTGATTGCTTCTTTATATGAGAAACGCAACCGTGGCTCGCCTGTATCAAGAGTAGTGTTGGGCAAAAAGGACTTATGCCAATTCTCTAAATCCTCGGCACCTAAGAAATTTGAGCCCTCTGGCTTCAGTACGTGAACAATGTAGGTTTGGATTTGGCTAGTGTTTTCACCATGATCACTGACTATAGGCAATAGCTGACCATGAACCAAGAGAAAAATGTTAAATGAAAGAACAAATTCAATAaccaagaaagaaacaaaaccaCCCTTGAACTCTTCCATTTGAGTGGTGTTTTGAAAGAATTAATGGAAGAGATCAAATAGCCAAGGTGTGGATGTGGTTCATGCTCTCTGTGACATTCCATTTtatagactatatatatatatgacttaaGATGGCACATCGTTGaaggaatttgaaaattttcattcatatcATACTCTATGCATCTCATTaaaattgtgataatttattttgtcaGTAAGATAGGGTACCACTTTGAATTCAGACACCAAATATAATTGCCTTGGATGAAGGATATATAGCACTGATAATTTTGAACTCCAGAACAAGCTTGGACTTTGGATGCTATGAAACCAATACTAtcttactatttattattcagAAATGCATGCTGCATGGTGTGCTTTCTCTTTGTATGGTGTCCTTTTGACAAAGTATTCGGTTCCCATTAAGgtgtgttatttttaaataaattaatcctACAAAAGGTCTCAGCTCACTAGACTAATATATactttaagtccttatattattaaataatcgAGAAGTTTAAGGATGATCTAAACGAGCCTTTTGTGAACTAATTATATTCGCTTATATTGATGATATATAGAATCCAATGAGCATCTAGTTTTGGAAGTACTATACTTGTTTTGAGGCATTTGCACCTTGCATTAGCTTTACAGCAATCACATTGAAGTATTTGGATCAATAGCATCCTTTGTGCAAAGAGTTGCTGTCCTTcttccaagaagtttttctttgctttttctttttcttttccattaaaatgattaaacaatAATTGACATTTCCAGGCACAATgcttcattttaatttatttatattttataaaatgtatCATTTTCTATTATCACCAAAATCATTCACTTGCTTCTTACTTGGTTTTCTGCAGTTAAAAATCCACTTCAACAACTTATACCCTCAGACTCAGTCCAAAAGCTAAAGCGCTCTCTCATATTTCTGAACTCAAGATCTGCTGAGGGCCACATTCCTACGGAACCTCCTTCTCAGGAGTAATTCATTCCCTGTCTCTCCTTTTTACAGCTGAGGAGACCTCTGTCGCCTCCTGGTGGACTTCATTGTCTCAGTTGTGTTCTTTGCTTTTGTTgcatgttttgtttctttttcatcaTGTTGTAAGGTTTAGGTGGTGCTTCACTTCTGGTGAGTGATCCCTAAACCTGGTTGGCTTGttactttgtttcttttctcgTCTGTTAGTTTGTTGTTCTcgtgtttttatttcaataaattcgtggtttatccactttattaaaaaaaaatgtatttacttatttatttaatttacgtAGATTCTTTatgttcaaaatttaatttaactattccaaaaaaaaattcactcataattttttatctGTGATTgtagtttatccaccttttaataataataataataataataataataataataataataataataataattttctatccgtaatgatatgttgattttggtttttgtatttttcaaatatttaatttgatccCTATGCTTTAGtgaatttgatcatttttttttttacatttgtggCAATTAATGTATAAATGTTGTGGTTATTGGTGGGAGGATTGatggttttttcttcttcccttATTGTGATGATATGGCAAATTAAAAGCACTTGCatgatgagagaaaaaaaaatcattatatcatGAGGCAAactacaaatatattttaaattttattatatttttacatattttagtattgatgataatatatatttgtttattcataAAAGTGCATTAGTTGCATAAGactacaaatatatttaaaattttattttattccatgTGAAAAGCACAAAAATATtcacattttatatatatatatatatatatatgtattataataatgttcacattttaatatttatttatttatttatttctttaaaatcaaTAACTCGAAATGAGCTCATTCCCGCACCCGCCGACGCTTTTGtccctctcttcttctcctccaatGCCCAGGATGATCCATGATGCTTTTCCGCTCCGATCTCCGGTGGATCTCCGGCGACAAAGGCGGCGTCGTCGCTCCGGTCCTCCATCCCCTTCTCTTGGAGAGTTTATGGATTTCAGGTGACAATCAAATCAGAGTTTTACGATTTAATCTTTGGTCTTTCTATTCCTCGTAATTTCTCGAGTTTCTTTGTTGATTTATCCTgaatttcattcaatttttaatatattttttctgcAAAATTAGGATTGAGAACAAGATCGAGCTTCTTGTTGAAGTGGTATAATGTCTTGGTTTTTGATGTGAGATCATGTGCTTTGCTAAAATATATAGACCATTGTTCTGCAATTCGTGTGAGTTTCTTATAGTCATTGTGTCAATTAGTATTTGAAGGTTTTCGATTGCTGTTCTATTGAGAAGTTAAGCTGCACATGAAGTAGTAGTAATTCTATTGCATTGAGAGTTCATCTGGATGGTTAGAATAATATTTCATGCACTAAATGTGAAATTTCTctgcaattaaagaaaatgagTTGCTGAGAACAATGAATTGAAAGAAATGCATTTTGTTAGTTTGAGAGAAATTTGATGCATTGAGAGCTTATCTGGATGTTCAGAATAATATACTTCATGCATTAAATGTGAGATTTCTCTGCAATGAAGGAACATCAGTTGCTAAGAAAAATGAATTGAAAGAAACGCATTTTGTTAGTTTGAGAGAAATTTGAGAACTTGTAAATCTGAGATGGTAGTAGACTATATCATTGCTCACCTCTCAAAACCTGCTTTTCTCTCCAACgacaaagaagaacaaatatatCTCAAGGTATAAATTATTGTTCCATAATTAATGTGAACTTCTGTTGTTGCCATAATTAGTCTTCATGTAGAATCCTTGTGAGCTTACTGGCTTAGCCTTTTTCTTTCATGCACATCATATGTAATCATTCTCTCAGTAATGAATGTTGTCATGTTGATGGCTGAGGATAATGGGAGTTTTGTTGATTTGAGATGGATTTAAGACAGTGGAGTTTTGCTGGATTGTGCTTCAAGGTATATTGTTCCATAATTAATGTGAACTTCTCTTGTTGCCATAATTAGTGTTCTTGTAGACTCTTTGAAAGTTTACTGGCTTAGTGATGCAGAATGTTAACAAGAAATCTATCCACGAGATCTCTCTAAGTAGATGTAGAAATTTgtctcttacttttttttttcttcagccCCCAAAATGACATTGGTGCTAACTACTTAAAGGAAAAGAAGACAATCTGCAGCCCTAAGAaatgaaaagacaaaaataCCCCCAAACAAAGGCTTAATTGAATTAAGCTAAGAGAAATGAGTTTCTGGCTGTGTTATATTTTAGTGATATTAGGCCCATCTTGTTCTACTGGAATTGCTTTGCCTACATCAGTCACCCGGTCTTCAAAAGAACTCGTCCTCGAGCTCGCTTCAGGATAGAGCGGTGTGTCGGGATAGTACTGTGCCAAATCTGAAATATTGAATGTCGACGAAATCGCCCACCCTTCCGGAAGATCAATGACATATGCGTTGTCATTGATCTTTCTGAGAATTTTGCAAGGCCCAATTCGTTTGGGTTGCAACTTGTTATATGTACCTGCAGGAAACCTTTCCTTACGCAAATGCACCATCACCAAATCACCCTCAGCAAACACTTTATGCCGACGTTTCAAATCTGCAGCCTCTTTATACTTAGCATTTGATGCCTGGAGATTGCGAACCACTTCAGACTGAACTTCTTCAATATGTTACGCCAAATGTTTTTGCTGCAATGTTGTATCCTGGTAACTTCGGTAAAGGGATGAGATCCAAAGTGTGTTGTGGAGGTCGTTGATACACAATCTCAAAAGGAGTCTTACCTGTTGTCCGGTTCACCACATTATTAAATGCAAACTCAGCAGGGGCAAGGGCCATATCCCATTGTTTTGGCCTATCACTGCACAAACAACGAATGATCGAACCAAAGGGTGCGGTTGACTACCTCCGTTTGCCCATCGATCCGGGGATGAAAAGAGCTCTTGAATTGCAAATCTGTTCGAACATGTACCACAAAGATCGCCAAAAGTGGCTTAGGAATTTGGTGTCCCTATCTGAAGTGATGGATTTGGGGATACCGTGCAAACGCACCACCTCGctgaaaaaaacaaaggttgCCACATGACTAGCATCAGCAGTTTTCTTGCATGGTATGAAGTGTGCCATTTTGGAGAACCGGTCAACAATTACAAGAATAGAATCAACGACTCACTGCGTTAGTGGAAGTCCCAAAgacaaaaatccattgaaacaTCCTCCCATGGGGCAGCGAGGAATAGGTAGAGGCATGTACAATCCCCGTGTTTTTGAGATTGGCCTTTATTGCTTTTAACAAATCATGCACTTTTTGCACAAAAGCGCCACATCCCTCTTCAGCGTGGCCGATAGTACCGTTTTTCCACCAAGCCGTTAGTTTTGTCTCTACCAAAATGACCTCCACAATGCAGCTCTGAAATCAGTGCTTCTCTCATAGAACCATGTGGAATACATAGACGGTCCTTGTAGAATAAGAAACCATCGTGTATCAAGAACGCCCAATGCAAATGAAGTCCCTCGACACACTCGTGCCCAATTGTCAGCAAAATCCACATCCTCGTGATACAACTCCTTCAAGCAATCAAATCCGACTACTATATTTTCCATGGTAACCAAAAGACTAGCTCGACGACTCAAGGCATCCGCAACTTTATTATGATGTCCACTTTTATGTTTGATCACAAATGTGAATTGTCTGCAGATATGTAACCCACCTTGCATGCAGTCTGTTGAGATTTTTTTGTGTGTTCATGTACTTCAATGCTTCATGATCTGTGTGCAGCACAAATTCTTGTTGAAATAAATATTGCTCCCAATGCTTTATGGATCGCACCACTGCATACAATTCAATTTCATATGTTGTCCATTTTTGTCGAGCGGTACTCAGCTTTTCGCTCATGAACGCCACAGGTCGGCCTGATTGGGAGAGGACTCCACCAATCCCAACAATGGAAGCATCCGTTTCCAGCTCAAACACTTGCTAAAAATCTGGTAGAATTAAGATAGGGCGATGGTTAGCTTCTCCTTAATGATAATGAAGCTGTTTTCAGCTTCTTCACTCCACAGAAACTTTCCTTTCTTCAAACATTCAGTTATCGGTGCCATGATAATGCTGAAATTTCGAATGAACCGCCTATAGAGCGTGGCTAAGCCATGGAAGCTACGCACATCTCCCATCTGTCTTTGGTCGGGGCCAATCACGGACGACCTGGGTCTTCTTCATCTACACGAATGCCTTGCCAGAGACCACAAAGCCCAGAAACAACAGTTTTGGGAGCTTAAAACTGCATTTTTTTACATTCACATACAGCTTATTTTCCTGCAGTACTAGTAAAACTCTTTTCACATGCCCCACGTGCTCAAGTTCAGACTtgctaaatatcaaaatatcatcGAAATAAACCACTACGAACTTATTAATAAAAGGTTTTAGAACCTGATTCATCAATCGCATGAACGTGCTGGGAGCATTGGATAGTCCGAACGGCATAACAAGCCACTCATACAATCCTTCCTTGGTTTTGAATGCCGTTTTCCACTCGTCTCCCGGTCTAATCCGGAGTTGATGGTATCAGCTACGCAGGTCAATCTTTGTGAAAACATTGGCACCTTGCAACACATCTAACATATCATCAAGTCGCTGGAATTGGAAATCAGTATTTCATCTGTGATTTTTGTTGATTGCCCTGTCGTCTACACACATCCGCCAAGATCCATCCTTCTTCGGTACTAGGAGTGCTGGGACAACACAAGAACTCATACTCTCCTTGATATACCCCTTCATTAGTAGCTCCTCCACTTGTAGTCGCAAAATCTCATGCTCAGCGGGACTCATGCGATAATGAGGTAAATTGGGCAATGCCGCTCCCGGAATGAGATCAATGTGATGCTGGATGTCCCGCAATGGGGGTAAGCCCGTGGGTAGCTCTTCAGGCATAAGGTCTTGAAACTCTTCTAAAAGGGAACGCAGCGATTGGGGAACCTCATTAACAGTATTGAGGAATCCTCTACTCACCATGGCAAGTACAAAAGTTGCTTGTTTTGTCTCCTGTTGGAACTCCTTGGCAGAACAAAGAGATACTGCTGAATGCTTCCTCTCACTCTCACCTATCAAGGGGCATAAAGTATATCTCACTCTATCCTTTATGAATTCAATCACGTTGGCTCTACCCTTATGATGTGCATCCACATCAAACTGCCATGGTCTCCCCAACATGATTTGGCATGCGTCCATGTCCACTACATCGCATACAACCTTGTCTTTGTATTTACCAATGGAAAACTCTATCTCGCATTGCTCTGTAACTTTAATCTCACCCATAGACTTGATCCACCCAATTTTATAAGGATGAGGGTGTTTTCTCAACTTCAACTTTAATTGATTAACCATCTCCCGAGATATTAGATTCTCCTGACTGCCACCATCCACTATAACCTCAAACACTCGTTGGTTAACCTTGCATCTTGTTCGGAAAAGATTGTGCCTTTGTGGATCCTCCGCTATTGACTCCATAGTTAGTGCTAATTTGCGAACCACACAAACAACCTGTTCATCCTCCTCATACACATCATCTGGCCCCACAGTGTAATGCTCTTCTGTTGCCTCGAACCCGTCTTCATGTTCAACCATATTAACCTGACCCCGTTTGGGACAATTGTTTGACAGATGCCCCGGTTGATTACAACGATAGCACTTATTACCTCGTTCTCGAGCATATGGATTGGAATTCTGCCGGTTCTGTGGACCACCTTGTAGCTGGTTGTGACTACTCGGCTCAGTCATTTTTGAGCTTTCTGCTGGCGTTTTCTTTCCAAAAGGTTGAGAGCTTTCAATCTGACTGGTGTTCGGTCTATTCCCTTGATTGTGACCTCGCGATGAATCTCCAGCTCTATGCTCTGTTGGTTGTCCTCTGGTTGCGCGGTTCAGTTGTGCTTCTACTTTCATAGCACGATTGATGGCTTCATCTACCCCATACACCGGTGCTAATTCTACACGATCTCGGATGGTGATTCGAAGACCACTCATAAACCTTGCGGTCTGCTGAGCTTCAGTCTCTGACAAATTATTCCTCGCCGACAACCGGTGGAATTCCTCCGTGTATTGTTGGACTGTTCGAACACCTTGTTTACAATCTTGATACCTTTG is drawn from Dioscorea cayenensis subsp. rotundata cultivar TDr96_F1 unplaced genomic scaffold, TDr96_F1_v2_PseudoChromosome.rev07_lg8_w22 25.fasta BLBR01001723.1, whole genome shotgun sequence and contains these coding sequences:
- the LOC120256921 gene encoding subtilisin-like protease 4, producing MEEFKGGFVSFLVIEFVLSFNIFLLVHGQLLPIVSDHGENTSQIQTYIVHVLKPEGSNFLGAEDLENWHKSFLPNTTLDTGEPRLRFSYKEAISGFAARLTPEEVRDMEKMDGFLRANPSRTLHLHTTYTHEFLNLSTLFGVWSTSNSFYGEGIIIECWIQAFTCPHPSFDDTGMPPRPAGWNVVVTFKHLAMIKVIAAQSFDIANSTTPPSDIDQGHGTHVAGIAAGNFVDNAEVLDQALGRAAGMAPKAFISVYKVCWKFGGCGTDGVLAGIDKAIQDGVHILQMSFGARRGYLPTSFTDDDVAVGTFSAMQKGIFPCTAAGNNGPDPETLSHAAPWDMVVGATTTDRRIRATVTLGNGTQLHGESAYQPNLVTNQFYPLVFPGSNGRNRQLYCLRNSLNGIDVRDKIVMCDVGAKDNIVTGKVVRNAGGAGIILMNFDIVGYTTFSEAHHLPVSHVSYKDALQLKDYIISNSTPTAKITFGGTIFDIRPSPALAFFSSRGPVKYNGNIVKARCHCTWSEYSICMASRSWALSIRPKKTKTFNFVSGTSMATPHVSGIVALIMSKLKYEKQASVVSARDSISTHHHNQHIGLRWKTNLRSSNF
- the LOC120256922 gene encoding uncharacterized protein LOC120256922, whose amino-acid sequence is MSIAEHLQVKYVAYKLRGGASAWWEQLQGKRRRQHKQPIRSWRRMKEALMFRFLPSDYDQILYQRYQDCKQGVRTVQQYTEEFHRLSARNNLSETEAQQTARFMSGLRITIRDRVELAPVYGVDEAINRAMKVEAQLNRATRGQPTEHRAGDSSRGHNQGNRPNTSQIESSQPFGKKTPAESSKMTEPSSHNQLQGGPQNRQNSNPYARERGNKCYRCNQPGHLSNNCPKRGQVNMVEHEDGFEATEEHYTVGPDDVYEEDEQVVCVVRKLALTMESIAEDPQRHNLFRTRCKVNQRVFEVIVDGGSQENLISREMVNQLKLKLRKHPHPYKIGWIKSMGEIKVTEQCEIEFSIGKYKDKVVCDVVDMDACQIMLGRPWQFDVDAHHKGRANVIEFIKDRVRYTLCPLIGESERKHSAVSLCSAKEFQQETKQATFVLAMVSRGFLNTVNEVPQSLRSLLEEFQDLMPEELPTGLPPLRDIQHHIDLIPGAALPNLPHYRMSPAEHEILRLQVEELLMKGYIKESMSSCVVPALLVPKKDGSWRMCVDDRAINKNHR